A part of Deltaproteobacteria bacterium genomic DNA contains:
- a CDS encoding rhodanese-like domain-containing protein, translating into MDQVLRSMTLEFFAAGNHKITPGRLLETKNALFLDVRSNEEAGSISVKLRHHPSVVSKHIPVNEIPDRIEEIPKDMFIGIFCSADVRSTMVYMYLVSKGFSHVRIIKGGYPALTEALKPGSIWDSIQAKKDL; encoded by the coding sequence ATGGATCAGGTTCTAAGAAGCATGACTTTAGAGTTTTTCGCTGCTGGCAATCACAAGATTACACCAGGAAGGCTATTAGAGACAAAGAATGCACTTTTTCTGGATGTTAGGTCGAATGAAGAAGCAGGGTCTATTTCAGTGAAATTGAGACATCACCCTTCTGTTGTATCCAAACACATACCAGTTAATGAGATCCCTGACAGGATAGAGGAAATCCCAAAAGACATGTTTATTGGCATTTTTTGCTCTGCAGATGTCCGATCTACCATGGTTTACATGTATCTTGTTTCCAAAGGCTTTTCCCATGTTCGTATTATTAAAGGCGGCTATCCTGCCCTTACGGAAGCTTTGAAGCCAGGAAGCATCTGGGATAGTATTCAGGCAAAGAAAGACCTATAG
- a CDS encoding sulfite exporter TauE/SafE family protein, with protein sequence MLTLIILCVIIFALAIVMTMAGRGGGNFYVLVLALSGVPMHQAATTGQFILFMTAISALFVFQKNKVVVWPLAILIGTLTASAALAGGYFSHWFSGFTLKLIFSCLLAIAGAMMLLPVSERTNLNPDRKLGYWIFESGGSRYIVNLWIATSVTILAGFGSGMVGVSGGSFLVPLMVLACGVPMRVAVGTASTLIAATALMGFTGHALQGDFNPAWAVPLAGVTVIGGFLGSKFAMKTKSKSLKQLFAYTTLAASIFMVINAFYSR encoded by the coding sequence TTGTTAACACTTATCATCCTTTGCGTGATTATTTTTGCTTTGGCTATTGTTATGACCATGGCTGGCAGAGGAGGCGGTAATTTTTATGTCCTGGTCTTGGCCCTTTCAGGTGTTCCCATGCATCAAGCTGCCACAACAGGGCAGTTTATCCTTTTCATGACAGCCATCTCAGCTCTGTTCGTTTTTCAAAAAAACAAGGTGGTTGTGTGGCCCCTAGCAATTTTGATTGGCACATTGACAGCGTCCGCGGCCCTGGCAGGCGGATATTTTTCCCACTGGTTCAGCGGTTTTACGTTGAAATTAATATTCTCGTGTTTGCTGGCAATTGCCGGAGCAATGATGCTTTTGCCTGTTTCAGAACGTACAAATTTAAACCCTGATAGAAAACTCGGGTATTGGATTTTTGAATCAGGAGGCAGTCGGTACATTGTCAACCTATGGATTGCAACGTCTGTGACAATATTGGCTGGTTTTGGATCAGGAATGGTTGGTGTATCAGGAGGATCTTTTTTAGTTCCTCTCATGGTCTTGGCGTGCGGAGTACCGATGCGTGTCGCCGTGGGTACTGCCTCTACACTCATTGCCGCAACGGCCTTGATGGGATTTACCGGCCATGCGCTTCAAGGCGATTTCAACCCGGCCTGGGCGGTTCCGCTCGCAGGCGTTACCGTTATCGGCGGCTTTCTGGGGAGTAAATTTGCCATGAAGACTAAATCGAAAAGTCTTAAACAGCTGTTTGCCTACACTACTCTTGCTGCTTCAATATTTATGGTGATCAATGCATTTTATTCAAGATAG